The Erwinia sorbitola nucleotide sequence CTGACGCCCGGCATAGTGATTCAGCAGGGCCCGGCAGCCAAACCCACCAATAAGAAACGCCGCAGTTTGCGGAACGTAGCTCAAACCGATATCCGCAGGTGTTAAGCCAAGATTACCCAGGATAAATGGTGAGCCGGTCAGCCATGCAAAGAAACTGGCGGAACAGGCGGCATAAATCGCCACGTTCCCGCTGTATACCGGCGACTTTAGCAGGGTGAAAAAGCCGGGTGCGGGGGGCTTTACCGCCGCTTTATCCACCAGCGGTCTTGATGGCAGTCGCAGCGTAGGAATCAGCAGCGTGACGCTAACCAGCAGCAGGACGACGAAAATAGAGCGCCATGAAAAATGTTGCAACAGCCATGCACCCAGCAGCGGTGCCAGCGCGGGGGAGAGTGCAACCAGCGGCATTATGGTGGCAAACACGCGGTTGGCCTGCGGGCCGCTGTAACGGTCAACCACCAGCGCCTGCCAGCTTACCGCTGCGGCACAGACACCTACCGCCTGAAGGAAACGCATGGCCAGCAGCCAAAAGGCAGACTCTACCCACAGCATGGCCGCACAGCCAATAATAAACAGGCTCAGGCCCATGATTAATACCGGCTTGCGACCGATGCGGTCAGAAAGCGGGCCCCATACCAGCTGGGCGCAGGCAAAACCGGCGAGGAAGATACTCAGGCTGGCGCTGATGGCTCCGGCACCTGTTTGCAGATCCTGCTGCATCACGCCAAATGCGGGCAGGTACATATCAGTAGCAAGGAAGCCCAGCATACTGAGCAGCGCAAGGTAAATCATAAATCCTTTGGAACGCATATTTATTAACTCTTATCAGACAATTTTTTTACGTGTGGAGTTTAATCTCGTGCTGAGTCACCTGTGAAACGTTAATATTAGCGGGTTGCAGTGAAAAATATTGAAGGCAAAAATATGTGGTCTGAACATTCTCTGGAAGTGATTGATGCTGTCGCCAGAACGGGCAGCTTTACCTCTGCGGCGGCAGAGCTGCATCGCGTACCCTCGGCGATCAGTTATACCGTGCGTCAGATGGAAGAGTGGCTGGCAATCAGCCTGTTTGAACGTCGTCATCGCGATGTGGTACTGACAGAGGCAGGTCGTGTTTTTATTGAAGAAGGGCGGGCTGTTATCAAAAAAATGCTCGTCACCCGTATCCGCTGCCAGCAGGTGGCTAACGGCTGGCGCGGGCAAATCAATATTGCTGTCGACCGGATTGTGCGCCCGGCCCGCACCCGGCAGCTGGTGGTGGATTTTTATCGGCGTTTTCCGGATATGGAACTGCATATCATGCCAGAAGTTTTTAACGGGGTGTGGGATGCGCTGGCAGATGGTCGCGTGGACGTGGCGATCGGAGCAACCCAGGCGATCCCGGTCAAAGGGCGCTTTGCCTATCGTGATATGGGAAGCCTCAACTGGCGTTGCGTGGTGCAAACTGAACATCCATTATTCAGTCAGGATGGCCCGTTAAGCGAGGCGCTGATCCGCGAGTGGCCATCACTGGTACTGGAGGACACCGCACGCGCATTACCAAAACGCACCACCTGGACGCTGGATAACCAGCGGCGGCTGGTGGTGCCCGATTGGGAGAGTGCTTTTGACTGCCTGCGCGCCGGTTTGTGCGTGGGGATGGTGCCCGGGCATTTTGCGCAACCGTGGTTGCAGCAGGGGGTTCTCGGCGAACTGACGCTGACAGCAGCGTTTCCTGACAGCCCCTGCTATCTCAGCTGGTCAGAGCAAAGCGCATCGCCTGCATTAAACTGGCTGCTTGAATATCTGGGGAACACGGAAACGCTTAACGCTGAATGGCTGAGTGAACAACCCGGCCTGTAGCCGGGTGGGGACAGAGCTTATCGACGATAGTCGCGGTACGGGCCATCGGCAACGGAGCGGCGCTCAATCAGCGATGGATGAACTTCAATGGTCTGCGGCTCTTCGCGCTTGCTGGTGATGCGATCGAGCAGCATATCAAAGGCAGTTTCACCCAGGCGCTCTTTTGGCTGGTGTACGGTCGTCAGCGCAGGGGTAAAGTAACGCGCGTTGCGCACGTTATCATAACCGATCACCGAAATATCCTGCGGCACGCGCAGCCCCATCTCATCTGCTGCGCAAATCGCCCCCATTGCCATAATATCGCCGCCGCAAAAAATGGCTGTCGGGCGCTGTTTTTGCGATAAAATCTGTTGCATGGCGCGATAACCTGACTCGGGTTCAAAGTCACCTTGCACCAGCCACTCATCGCGCAGGGTGATCCCCGCTTCTGCCAGCGCTTTGAGGAATCCCGCATGGCGACCGCCGCCGGTATTACGCTCAAGCTGTCCCGGAATCGCACCGATATCGCGGTGCCCGCGCTCAATCAAATAACGCCCAGCCAGATAGCCCCCTTCAAAGGCATTATCCTGTACGCTATCGGTGAAATCACCGCGCGACTCGCCCCAGTCCATAACCACCATTGGAATATTGCGATTATCTTCCAGCATGGAGATTAGCGTATCGGGATACTCTGAACACATAACCAGCAGGCCATCAACGCGCTTTTGCGCCATCATCGACAGGTACGCCTGCTGCTTTTGCAGGTCATTATGCGCGTTGCCTAAAATCAGCGTATAGCCTTTGGCAAAGCAGCGGTTTTCAATCGCTTCAATAATCTCAGCAAAATAGGGGGCTTCACTGGATGTTGCCAGCAGACCAATAGTTTTGGTGTGGTTGACCTTAAGACTGCGAGCCACGGCGCTGGGGGAATAGTGCAACTCTTTAATTGCTGCCCACACCGCTTCGCGCGTCTCTTCGGCTACAAAGCGCGTTTTATTAATAACGTGGGACACTGTGGTGGTTGAAACACCTGCGCGCTTTGCCACATCCTTAATTGTTGCCATTAAAATCGTACTCCTGGTGTTATCATAACATCTTGATAACTAATTGGTTAAACGTTTGCCTGGGTACAGCCATTCCTGCCCGAACAGAATAAATTTAGGTGCTGTCTCAAAGGGGCTGGAAGGGGTAGAATCGTCCGTAGAGTGACATGCAGTACTGGCTAAAAAAAAGTTCCCGGGTCTGTTGCGCAACGGAAAGGACGAATTCTAACAAGGCTGCGCGCAGAAAACGAGATTTTTACAGGTAACTGTGGGAAAATATGTTGGCTTACAAATAACAAGGTTATTAAGGAGAGGGGATGAACACTGATATGAAAATGACAGCTATTGCTGTTGTGGGTTCACTGCTGATGATTATTGCGTTTAGTTTTACGGCTGTAATGCACTAAATCCTAACGGGAAGGGGTAACTCTCTTCCCGTATAACCTTTATCTAAATGGCAATGGCTTTACATCAGCGAATGGTTTTAGGCGTCATCATACGGCGCGCGCCGATGTAGTGTTCCTGCCAGTAATCCTCGCTCAATGCGCTGACCTGAATATCCTTCCCGGTACGCGGTGACTGGATAAATTTGCCGCCCCCAAGATAGACGCCAACATGGTCAGCGGTTCCGCGTCCGTTAATACGGAAGAACACCAGGTCGCCTTTCTCTAACTCATCGCGCTTAATCGCAGCGGCATCGCGCAAGTGATACATTTCATTAGCAGTGCGGGGGATCTTGAATTTAACCAGGTCTTTATAGGCGTACCACACCAGGCCACTGCAATCGAAACCGGTTTTGGGTGAGGTGCCGCCCCATTGATAAGGCTTACCAAGCTGCCCCATCAACTTATTCATCGCGGTTTCGCGGGCTTTCTGATAGCGCGCACGGTGAGCCTTACTGAGTTTCAGCGGGGCGCTGCCCGGTTCAGTCATGTCACTTTCGACTGTTTTGCTACCCGCGCGTTTACGGCCATATAACTTTTTACCCGCTTTCTTATTAGCAGCGAGTTTTTTACTCAGCGTCTGTTTCTCTGCCTTTAACTTGCGCGGCGGTTCAACGGCAGTTTTTTTCTTCTCTTTATCTTTCAGTTTTTTTGCCAGAACGAGGCGCGCAGCTTTAGATGGCTCTTTTTTGGTGGCGGCGCGAGTGGGTTCTTTTTTAGCGGTAACCTTGGTTTTTTTAACCACAGGTTCTTTCGCTTTTTTGGTCGATGTGGTTTTGACCGGGCGACGTTTACGGCGATCGTCTGCGTGAGCACTGTTGCTATCAGCTTTCTGCTGATTTGCATTAATAGGGGCATGTGGCGATGCGTGCGCCATATTGAAAAATAGCTGGGTGAAAGCCAGTATGAAGAGCGTGATAAGTAAACGCATCGTTCCCATTAACAGTTTGTGCGCTGCTACGACACAGCAACGCGGTCAGAAAAGAGATTTCCGCTGTAAGGCAGAAGGTTAGGGCAATTCTAATCTAACTTCTTAACAAAGGGTAAGGTCTTTTTTGTTTCAATATTACAGATCAAGAAAATGATGGAATATTGAACACAATCAGCTGTTTAACTCAGCAATAAAAACAAATTTAATCCTGTCTGGTGCAGCAGCCATGATAAGAAAATGTTATTTTGTTTCCTGGTATTGTCTATTGGCTGCATTTTCACCAGATACCCTATGTGAAAATGTCATTTTCATCACCATGACAGAGCCGCTACAATAACAAGGCTGCGCCTAGCCTACACATGAAGTATCGTATTGAGGAAGACATTTATGAGTACTGTTGAAAAAATTCAACGCCAGATCGCTGAAAACCCTATTCTGCTGTATATGAAAGGTTCTCCGAAACTGCCAAGCTGCGGTTTCTCTGCGCAGGCTGTGCAGGCACTGTCGGCATGCGGTGAGCGCTTCGCGTTCGTTGATATTTTGCAGAACCCTGACATCCGTGCTGAAATGCCAAAATATGCTAACTGGCCAACTTTCCCTCAGCTGTGGGTGGACGGTGAGCTGGTAGGCGGCTGCGATATTATCATTGAGATGTATCAGCGCGGTGAGCTGCAACAGTTGATCAAAGAGACTGCGCAGAAATATCCGTCTGACGCCGCAGAGTGATGCCGGCTTAGTGTCAGCATAAAAAAACGGGCCTGTTATGGCCCGTTTTTTTTTGCTGAATACAAGGGTAAATAGCTTACTCCTCGCTGTCGTCACTCCCGGCGTCAGCAGGCAGCGGCCAGCCGCCAAGACGCTTCCAGCGGTTCACCAGCTCACAGAACAGATCGGCAGTTTGCAGGGTGTCGTACAGGGCAGAGTGCGCCTGTGCATTGTCAAATGGTAACCCCGCAGCGGTACAGGCTTTCGCCAGAACCGTCTGACCCAGTACCAGTCCGCTAAGGGCAGCCGTATCGAAGGTGACGAACGGGTGGAAAGGGTTGCGCTTCAGCGCGGCACGTTCGGCGGCGGCATTCATAAAATTCAAATCGAACGTCGCGTTGTGCGCCACCATAATTGCCCGGCTACAGCCGCTCTCTTTAATCCCTTTACGCACCAGTTTAAAAATGGCATGCAGGGCTTCGTACTCGCTGACTGCGCCGCGCAGTGGATTTTCTGGATCAATGCCGTTAAATGCCAGTGCTTCAGGTTGCAGAACTGAACCGACAAAAGGCTCAACGTGGAAATGGATGGTTTCATCCTTCTCCAGCCACCCGTTGTCATCCATCTTAAGCGTCACCGCCGCGATTTCCAGTAATGCGTTTGTTTTGGCGTCAAAACCAGCGGTTTCAACATCAATAACGACTGGATAAAAACCGCGAAAACGGCTGCTAAGGGTATTCAGTTCATTCGATTCAGACATCAGCATCTCACAGGCGAAAAAAGGCAGCGCGTATTATGGCAAATTTTAGCGGGGGTTGCAGCAGAGGAGGGAAGGAGGGTGCCAGAAAGGCACCCAAAATATTTAATGGCCGAGGCCTTTTCCTGCTTGTTTATTCTCGATTAGCTCGATTTTGTAGCCATCCGGGTCTTCAACGAAGGCAATGATCGTGGTGCCACCTTTAACCGGGCCAGCTTCACGGGTAACATTGCCGCCATCATTGCGGATGCGATCGCAGGTTGCAGCCACATCATCTACGCCCAGCGCGATATGACCGTAAGCATTACCCAGCTCATAGCTGTCAACGCCCCAGTTGTAAGTAAGCTCAAGGACGGCACCTTCGCTCTCTTCGGTATAGCCGACAAATGCGAGGGTGTATTTATATTCGGTATTTTCACTGGTGCGCAGCAGGCGCATACCCAGCACTTTAGTATAGAAATCAACGGAGCGTTGCAGATCGCTCACGCGCAGCATGGTATGAAGTAAACGCATAACATCCTCTTTTAAATCGGCGTCATCATTGATGACGTAAAAAAACCAGTATAGCTTTTATGCCATCCGGTGCGAACCCTTGTAGCATTAACCGAGGAACGGATAGTCGGTATAGCCTTCCGCGCCGCCACCATAGAAGGTTTCAGGCTTAGGTTCGTTCAGCGGTGCACCGTTTTGCAGACGGGCTACCAAATCCGGATTGGCAATATAGCTGCGACCAAAGGCAGCGGCATCAATCAGCCCCTGTTCGATCAGTGTCTCCGCTTTTTCCGCTGTATAACCACCTGCGCCAACAATTACGCCGGGGTAAACAGCACGGATCGCCTGGCGGAATTCGTTGGTGTAAGGTTTGCCACCGGCCCAGTCAGGCTCGGAGATATGCAGATAGGCCAGCTGACGTTTCGCCAGTTCAGCAATAAAGTACAGCGCTGCTTCTTCCTGGTCTTCGCCGTTATCCAGACCATTAAAAGGTCCCAGCGGTGAGATACGGATGCCGATGCGGTCGGCACTCCAGCCTGCAATAGCCGCATCAACCACTTCGAGAGCAAAGCGGGTGCGATTTTCGATGCTGCCGCCGTACTGGTCGTCGCGCTGGTTAGAGGCCGGTGAGAGGAACTGGTGAATCAGGTAGCCGTGAGCAGCGTGCAGTTCAACCAGGTCAAAATCAGCTTCCCGGGCATTGATGACTGCCTGACGGAAATCACCCACGATACCGGCGACCTCTTCAGTAGCCAGAGCGCGAGGGGTGGACGTGGCTTCGCGGATAGCGTTCCCCTCTGCATCACGCAGGGAAGTACGGGTTTCTGCATTAATCGCGGACGCTGACACCGGAGCCTTACCTTCAGGTTGCAGGCTGGCATGAGAAATACGCCCGGTGTGCCACAGCTGCACTGCGCTGTGACCGCCATCCTGATGAATACCGGCGTTAATCGCTTTCCAGGCGCTGATTTGCTCTGCTGTGTGCAGTCCTGGCGCTCCGGCATAGCCTTTGGCCTGGAAACTGATCTGCGTGGCTTCGGTGATAATCAGCCCGGCGGATGCGCGCTGGCGATAGTACTCACCCATAAGTGGAGTAGGAATATCGCCCGGCTCAATGCTGCGCAGGCGCGTTAACGGCGCCATAAAAATACGGTTCGGTACAGTAATAGCACCGGTTTTCAATGGGGTAAAAAGCTTATTCAGTTTCATAACTTACTCCTGGTAGACCGGTCGACTAGAAAGGGTGTTTTTTTTAATCTTTACGCAAGATTCGCGTCATTTCATGCCATGCATTGAGCAACGGAGCATTATCACGGCAGATTTTACTTTGCAGGCTGGCACCCAGCCAAAGGGTATAAAGCGTTTGCGCACACTCTGCACTGTTGACTTCCCTGGACAAACATCCCTGCTGCTGCGCCTTCTCCAGCGCACTCGTCAACGTCGCCATCAATGCATTCGAACCTGCATTTAACGCCTTGCGCATGGCTTCTGAGAGATCGCAAACTTCAGCAGAGAGTTTCACCGACAGGCAGCCAGCGAAGCTGCTTTCCTCACAGAATGAGAGCGACTGAAGATAGTAATCAAGCACGCGCTGGCGCGAATCACTCTGATGATCGTCAAGATATTCCTGCAAGCGTTGATGGTAACGGGCGAAATAACGCTCCAGCATTTCAACGCCAAACACTTCTTTAGATGGAAAGTAATGGTAGAACGACCCTTTTGGCACTTCTGCCTGTCTCAGCAACTCAATCAGGCCCATACCGTTGAAGCCGCGCTGCAGGCAGAGCAGCTCACCGGTATCAAGCAGATGTTCACGTGTGTCAAAGCGGGTCGTCTTATTCATCGCAGCAGAGTACTAGACCGAACGGTCGGTTTCAACCCTCAACTGCTTTTACGACACGAATGGATCATATCCAGCGTGGGCTGATACTCCCGGGTCTGCACATTCATCATTCCCAACAGGGTATGGAAAATATTGTCCTGTGAGATATCAACCGTCTGAGCCTGCTGTTGCAGACACTGCTGGTCGACGCCAAATGCAGCGGCGT carries:
- the rnt gene encoding ribonuclease T, with product MLMSESNELNTLSSRFRGFYPVVIDVETAGFDAKTNALLEIAAVTLKMDDNGWLEKDETIHFHVEPFVGSVLQPEALAFNGIDPENPLRGAVSEYEALHAIFKLVRKGIKESGCSRAIMVAHNATFDLNFMNAAAERAALKRNPFHPFVTFDTAALSGLVLGQTVLAKACTAAGLPFDNAQAHSALYDTLQTADLFCELVNRWKRLGGWPLPADAGSDDSEE
- the punC gene encoding purine nucleoside transporter PunC, producing MRSKGFMIYLALLSMLGFLATDMYLPAFGVMQQDLQTGAGAISASLSIFLAGFACAQLVWGPLSDRIGRKPVLIMGLSLFIIGCAAMLWVESAFWLLAMRFLQAVGVCAAAVSWQALVVDRYSGPQANRVFATIMPLVALSPALAPLLGAWLLQHFSWRSIFVVLLLVSVTLLIPTLRLPSRPLVDKAAVKPPAPGFFTLLKSPVYSGNVAIYAACSASFFAWLTGSPFILGNLGLTPADIGLSYVPQTAAFLIGGFGCRALLNHYAGRQLLPWLLAFYTLSTVALYLVSHQSQPSLFALLLPFCGMAMANGAIYPVVVSSALLPFPQATGKAAALQNMLQLGLCFLASLAVSAWIQSPLRTTTLVMASTIVLAVIGYLVQRSAEQKQALHRTDGQVKSCKNI
- a CDS encoding TetR/AcrR family transcriptional regulator; translated protein: MNKTTRFDTREHLLDTGELLCLQRGFNGMGLIELLRQAEVPKGSFYHYFPSKEVFGVEMLERYFARYHQRLQEYLDDHQSDSRQRVLDYYLQSLSFCEESSFAGCLSVKLSAEVCDLSEAMRKALNAGSNALMATLTSALEKAQQQGCLSREVNSAECAQTLYTLWLGASLQSKICRDNAPLLNAWHEMTRILRKD
- the gloA gene encoding lactoylglutathione lyase, which codes for MRLLHTMLRVSDLQRSVDFYTKVLGMRLLRTSENTEYKYTLAFVGYTEESEGAVLELTYNWGVDSYELGNAYGHIALGVDDVAATCDRIRNDGGNVTREAGPVKGGTTIIAFVEDPDGYKIELIENKQAGKGLGH
- a CDS encoding C40 family peptidase: MRLLITLFILAFTQLFFNMAHASPHAPINANQQKADSNSAHADDRRKRRPVKTTSTKKAKEPVVKKTKVTAKKEPTRAATKKEPSKAARLVLAKKLKDKEKKKTAVEPPRKLKAEKQTLSKKLAANKKAGKKLYGRKRAGSKTVESDMTEPGSAPLKLSKAHRARYQKARETAMNKLMGQLGKPYQWGGTSPKTGFDCSGLVWYAYKDLVKFKIPRTANEMYHLRDAAAIKRDELEKGDLVFFRINGRGTADHVGVYLGGGKFIQSPRTGKDIQVSALSEDYWQEHYIGARRMMTPKTIR
- the purR gene encoding HTH-type transcriptional repressor PurR, with amino-acid sequence MATIKDVAKRAGVSTTTVSHVINKTRFVAEETREAVWAAIKELHYSPSAVARSLKVNHTKTIGLLATSSEAPYFAEIIEAIENRCFAKGYTLILGNAHNDLQKQQAYLSMMAQKRVDGLLVMCSEYPDTLISMLEDNRNIPMVVMDWGESRGDFTDSVQDNAFEGGYLAGRYLIERGHRDIGAIPGQLERNTGGGRHAGFLKALAEAGITLRDEWLVQGDFEPESGYRAMQQILSQKQRPTAIFCGGDIMAMGAICAADEMGLRVPQDISVIGYDNVRNARYFTPALTTVHQPKERLGETAFDMLLDRITSKREEPQTIEVHPSLIERRSVADGPYRDYRR
- the punR gene encoding DNA-binding transcriptional activator PunR translates to MWSEHSLEVIDAVARTGSFTSAAAELHRVPSAISYTVRQMEEWLAISLFERRHRDVVLTEAGRVFIEEGRAVIKKMLVTRIRCQQVANGWRGQINIAVDRIVRPARTRQLVVDFYRRFPDMELHIMPEVFNGVWDALADGRVDVAIGATQAIPVKGRFAYRDMGSLNWRCVVQTEHPLFSQDGPLSEALIREWPSLVLEDTARALPKRTTWTLDNQRRLVVPDWESAFDCLRAGLCVGMVPGHFAQPWLQQGVLGELTLTAAFPDSPCYLSWSEQSASPALNWLLEYLGNTETLNAEWLSEQPGL
- a CDS encoding alkene reductase — its product is MKLNKLFTPLKTGAITVPNRIFMAPLTRLRSIEPGDIPTPLMGEYYRQRASAGLIITEATQISFQAKGYAGAPGLHTAEQISAWKAINAGIHQDGGHSAVQLWHTGRISHASLQPEGKAPVSASAINAETRTSLRDAEGNAIREATSTPRALATEEVAGIVGDFRQAVINAREADFDLVELHAAHGYLIHQFLSPASNQRDDQYGGSIENRTRFALEVVDAAIAGWSADRIGIRISPLGPFNGLDNGEDQEEAALYFIAELAKRQLAYLHISEPDWAGGKPYTNEFRQAIRAVYPGVIVGAGGYTAEKAETLIEQGLIDAAAFGRSYIANPDLVARLQNGAPLNEPKPETFYGGGAEGYTDYPFLG
- a CDS encoding Grx4 family monothiol glutaredoxin; protein product: MSTVEKIQRQIAENPILLYMKGSPKLPSCGFSAQAVQALSACGERFAFVDILQNPDIRAEMPKYANWPTFPQLWVDGELVGGCDIIIEMYQRGELQQLIKETAQKYPSDAAE
- the cydH gene encoding cytochrome bd-I oxidase subunit CydH; its protein translation is MNTDMKMTAIAVVGSLLMIIAFSFTAVMH